A window of Pyrus communis chromosome 3, drPyrComm1.1, whole genome shotgun sequence genomic DNA:
TTTGATCTGGTGATTAGTTTCTAATCATCATCAGAGATTTTTTTGTTTAGGGTTTAGCCATGGCGAGGAAGAGCAAGGGAAGGCAAAAGGTGGAGATGGTCAAGATGGCCAATGAGAGCAATCTCCAAGTGACCTTCTCGAAGCGAAGGTCTGGCCTTTTCAAGAAGGCCAGTGAACTTTGCACTCTCTGTGGTGCTGAGGTGGGCATCATCGTCTTCTCGCCCGGCAGAAAGGTCTTTTCCTTTGGCCACCCGAGCGTAGAGGCGGTCATAGACCGATTCCTCTCCCGAAACCCATCTAATCACCACCTTCACCCAACCTCTGGCACTATGCAGCTCATTGAGGCTCACCGTAATGCTACTGTGCGCGAGCTCAATACCGAGTTGACCCAGGTCATGAACCAACTGGAGGTGGAGAAGAAGCGCGGTGATCAGCTGAACCAGATGAAGAGGGTGAGCCAGGCTCAGTGCTGGTGGGAGGGTCCGGTGGATGAGATGGAGATGCCACAGTTGGACCAGCTGAAGAGTTCCCTTGAGGATCTGAAGAAGAACGTGTCGAAACAGGCTGATAGGGTTTTGATCCTGAACACGACAAACCCTAGCAGCCAGTATTTTGTGGGAAGCTCAAGTCACCAGCCTGTGATTCCAAATGTTGGGTTCAACGGGAATCATCATGTTATGCCCCCCCATCCTCTTCCCCATCTCGATGGATGGAACCACCCAGCTTATGGACGCTTTTTCTGAAGG
This region includes:
- the LOC137727688 gene encoding agamous-like MADS-box protein AGL62 — translated: MARKSKGRQKVEMVKMANESNLQVTFSKRRSGLFKKASELCTLCGAEVGIIVFSPGRKVFSFGHPSVEAVIDRFLSRNPSNHHLHPTSGTMQLIEAHRNATVRELNTELTQVMNQLEVEKKRGDQLNQMKRVSQAQCWWEGPVDEMEMPQLDQLKSSLEDLKKNVSKQADRVLILNTTNPSSQYFVGSSSHQPVIPNVGFNGNHHVMPPHPLPHLDGWNHPAYGRFF